A stretch of the Ananas comosus cultivar F153 linkage group 14, ASM154086v1, whole genome shotgun sequence genome encodes the following:
- the LOC109720054 gene encoding sigma factor binding protein 1, chloroplastic-like yields the protein MEKTIRKATRSQPKAKKKPIKVVYIANPVRLTATAGEFRAVVQRFTGRDACYSGADDAAVVVDGHNGFGCRSTESNSEHGVARPGPDSAYSDPGLLDPFKSIDEAFSSQLLEEFSAMYNNGSSGLSGYL from the coding sequence ATGGAGAAGACGATAAGAAAGGCCACAAGATCACAACCCAAGGCCAAGAAGAAGCCCATCAAGGTGGTGTACATCGCCAACCCGGTGCGGCTCACCGCCACCGCCGGGGAGTTCCGCGCCGTGGTGCAGCGGTTCACGGGCCGCGACGCCTGTTACTCGGGAGCCGACGACGCTGCGGTCGTCGTCGACGGCCACAACGGGTTCGGGTGCCGGTCGACGGAGAGTAACTCCGAGCACGGCGTCGCCCGGCCCGGGCCGGATTCGGCCTACTCGGATCCGGGCTTGTTGGATCCCTTCAAGAGTATTGACGAGGCTTTCTCCTCACAGCTGCTTGAGGAGTTCTCGGCCATGTACAACAATGGAAGTTCTGGCTTATCCGGGTACTTGTGA
- the LOC109720443 gene encoding uncharacterized protein LOC109720443 produces MEEREFRRLLDLFPVVRSRDYCAESGSTSASTSRPAQNQISERNNAWDDSEEKDLKEINSEDKFWQKLRVAAEKKVGPAKAEQFCEAFRMAHETLVHKVLSVDAAQKFINAEGN; encoded by the exons ATGGAGGAGCGCGAGTTCCGACGCCTCCTCGATCTATTCCCCGTCGTTCGATCTCGCGACTATTGC GCTGAATCGGGATCAACAAGTGCTTCGACTTCAAGGCCGGCACAAAACCAG ATATCGGAGCGGAATAATGCTTGGGACGATTCGGAAGAGAAAGATCTTAAGGAAATCAATAGCGAAG ATAAGTTTTGGCAGAAATTAAGGGTGGCTGCTGAGAAAAAG GTTGGGCCGGCGAAAGCTGAGCAGTTCTGTGAGGCATTTAGAATGGCTCATGAAACTCTC GTGCACAAGGTACTGAGTGTAGATGCAGCGCAAAAGTTCATCAATGCAGAGGGAAACTGA
- the LOC109720668 gene encoding probable mediator of RNA polymerase II transcription subunit 26b isoform X2, protein MAAVAVPASPADSLDYWRRFFRSAADADIFRVIEKAIAVAAADSPDELRARRARIAEALYVCLACTCSTRRRLHNHHNQEEEADQKEEEDEEDDRRVGSNLSYDEAEALTEEIEEESHTLGEVLRIKGVLSAGREQSDGVLFESLRRLQLMELSVQTLQATEIGKAVNGLKRHNSKQIRHLVRTLIEEWKVLVDEWISATAAIADNSPDSMNPSTLDEEEGLPFPPLDEGALLATQTTTIQLSKFFDEMDDDGNFSNHVEASDKRENESRAQVMRQTKKQEAPNGQAKPQCIANKPIMPRKAEFELRRAPKVASEQKALKLASEQKAAFGESRFKKPQDSSTVQRKQPMVPTDQRNSEQYK, encoded by the exons atggcggcggtggcggtgccGGCGTCGCCCGCGGATTCGTTGGATTACTGGCGGAGGTTCTTCCGCAGCGCGGCGGACGCCGACATCTTCCGGGTGATCGAGAAGGCGATCGCGGTCGCCGCCGCAGACTCTCCCGACGAGCTCCGCGCCCGGCGCGCCCGGATCGCCGAGGCGCTCTACGTCTGCCTCGCGTGCACGTGTTCTACCCGCCGCCGCCTACATAATCATCATaatcaagaagaagaagccgatcaaaaggaggaggaggacgaggaggatgATCGCCGTGTGGGGAGCAATTTGAGCTACGACGAGGCGGAGGCGCTCACGGAGGAGATCGAGGAGGAGAGCCACACGCTCGGAGAGGTTTTGAGAATCAAGGGCGTTCTCAGCGCCGGCCGGGAGCAG TCGGACGGGGTGCTGTTCGAGTCGCTGAGAAGGCTGCAGCTGATGGAGCTCTCGGTGCAGACGCTGCAG GCTACTGAAATTGGGAAGGCGGTTAACGGCCTGAAGAGACACAACTCGAAGCAAATTCGACACCTCGTGCGCACGCTCATAGA GGAATGGAAAGTTTTGGTCGATGAGTGGATCAGTGCTACAGCCGCCATTGCAG ATAACTCTCCCGACTCGATGAATCCTTCGACTCTCGATGAAGAAGAAGGGCTCCCTTTTCCTCCTTTGGACGAGGGGGCTTTATTGGCTACTCAAACTACTACTATCCAGCTCTCGAAg TTCTTCGATGAAATGGATGATGATGGAA atTTTAGTAACCATGTTGAGGCTAGTGATAAGAGGGAAAATGAAAGTCGGGCTCAAGTAATGAGGCAAACAAAGAAACAAGAAGCCCCTAATGGACAAGCGAAGCCCCAGTGCATTGCAAACAAGCCAATCATGCCCAGAAAAGCTGAATTTGAGCTGAGGAGAGCACCGAAAGTGGCTTCCGAGCAGAAAGCACTGAAACTGGCTTCTGAGCAGAAAGCGGCGTTTGGTGAGAGCAGATTTAAAAAGCCACAAGATTCTTCTACCGTTCAAAGAAAGCAGCCGATGGTTCCAACGGAT CAAAGAAACAGCGAACAATACAAGTAA
- the LOC109720442 gene encoding 10 kDa chaperonin, mitochondrial-like: MAKRLVPLLNRVLVEKIVPPSKTSAGILLPEKTTKLNSGKVIAVGPGARGRDGKLIPVCVKEGDVVLLPEYGGTEVKLADKEYHLFRDDDILGTLHE, from the exons ATGGCGAAGCGTTTGGTTCCTCTGCTGAACCGGGTTCTGGTGGAGAAGATCGTCCCTCCGTCCAAGACCAGCGCCGGGATCCTGCTTCCTGAGAAGACCACCAAG CTGAACTCTGGCAAAGTCATTGCTGTGGGTCCTGGTGCACGCGGTAGAGATGGAAAGCTAATCCCTGTTTGTGTGAAGGAAGGGGATGTCGTCCTATTACCTGAGTATGGAGGGACTGAAGTGAAGCTCGCAGACAAAGA GTATCACTTGTTCCGGGACGACGACATATTGGGCACTCTTCATGAATGA
- the LOC109720508 gene encoding hydroxymethylglutaryl-CoA lyase, mitochondrial isoform X2 has translation MKWGILAVIFGCRREEYARRRPLHEKYRQERFRKSLSLGRNQTVLDSIYDSWKLQSSSYSTSCREQETSGLSNKFLGVLPKFVKIVEVGPRDGLQNEKDIVPTAVKIELIQRLVSAGLPVIEATSFVSPKWVPQLADAKDVMEGVGSLEGVKFPVLTPNLKGFEAAVAAGAKEVAVFASASESFSKSNINCSIKESLVRYNDVVLAANKHAIPVRGYVSCVVGCPVEGAVPPSSVAFVAKELNNMGCSEISLGDTIGVGTPGTVVPMLEAVMSVVPVEKLAVHFHDTYGQALPNILISLQMGISTVDSSVAGLGGCPYAKGASGNVATEDVVYMLNGLGVRTGVDLGKLMAAGEFISRHLGRRSGSKVAVALSRVTAEASKL, from the exons ATGAAATGGGGCATACTTGCTGTAATTTTTGGTTGTCGCAGGGAAGAATATGCACGGAGAAGACCACTGCATGAGAAGTACCGGCAGGAGCGGTTTAGGAAGAGTTTATCCCTTGGTAGAAATCAAACGGTTCTTGATAGTATTTATGATTCATGGAAGCTACAAAGTAGTAGCTATAGTACATCTTGCAGAGAACAAGAAACAAGTGGTCTATCAAATAAG TTTTTGGGGGTCCTACCAAAGTTCGTGAAGATAGTGGAAGTAGGACCAAGAGATGGGTTACAAAATGAAAAAGATATTGTACCGACAGCAGTAAAAATTGAACTAATACAGAGGTTGGTCTCTGCTGGATTGCCTGTTATTGAGGCAACGAGTTTCGTCTCTCCAAAATGGGTACCACAG CTGGCAGATGCCAAGGATGTTATGGAAGGAGTTGGAAGTCTGGAGGGGGTGAAATTTCCAGTATTAACTCCTAATCTGAAA GGATTTGAAGCAGCTGTTGCAGCTGGCGCAAAAGAAGTTGCAGTATTTGCATCAGCTTCTGAATCATTTTCAAAATCCAACATTAATTGCAGCATCAAAGAGAGCCTTGTACGTTATAATGATGTTGTTCTTGCTGCTAATAAGCATGCAATCCCTGTTCGTGG ATATGTCTCGTGCGTTGTTGGGTGCCCAGTGGAAGGAGCAGTGCCTCCTTCAAGTGTGGCATTCGTCGCAAAAGAGCTTAACAATATGGGATGCTCTGAAATTTCACTTGGTGATACAATTGGAGTTGGCACTCCGG GCACTGTTGTTCCGATGCTTGAAGCTGTTATGTCTGTTGTTCCAGTGGAGAAACTCGCAGTCCATTTTCATGATACTTACGGCCAAGCTCTCCCAAATATCCTCATCTCGCTTCAA ATGGGAATAAGCACGGTGGACTCGTCAGTCGCTGGCCTAGGAGGGTGCCCGTACGCGAAGGGTGCCTCGGGGAATGTGGCGACCGAGGATGTCGTGTACATGCTTAATGGGCTCGGCGTAAGGACCGGCGTGGATCTCGGAAAGCTTATGGCGGCGGGAGAGTTCATCAGCCGGCACCTGGGGCGGCGGTCCGGATCGAAGGTGGCTGTCGCCTTGAGTAGAGTAACTGCAGAAGCCTCCAAATTGTAA
- the LOC109720668 gene encoding probable mediator of RNA polymerase II transcription subunit 26b isoform X1: MAAVAVPASPADSLDYWRRFFRSAADADIFRVIEKAIAVAAADSPDELRARRARIAEALYVCLACTCSTRRRLHNHHNQEEEADQKEEEDEEDDRRVGSNLSYDEAEALTEEIEEESHTLGEVLRIKGVLSAGREQSDGVLFESLRRLQLMELSVQTLQATEIGKAVNGLKRHNSKQIRHLVRTLIEEWKVLVDEWISATAAIADNSPDSMNPSTLDEEEGLPFPPLDEGALLATQTTTIQLSKFFDEMDDDGNFSNHVEASDKRENESRAQVMRQTKKQEAPNGQAKPQCIANKPIMPRKAEFELRRAPKVASEQKALKLASEQKAAFGESRFKKPQDSSTVQRKQPMVPTDKSKLSEEASVRAKLELAKRKLHEGYQQAENAKKQRTIQVMELQDIPKQAHQNRVQQNRQPNVKPKNHIRSWANGRR; encoded by the exons atggcggcggtggcggtgccGGCGTCGCCCGCGGATTCGTTGGATTACTGGCGGAGGTTCTTCCGCAGCGCGGCGGACGCCGACATCTTCCGGGTGATCGAGAAGGCGATCGCGGTCGCCGCCGCAGACTCTCCCGACGAGCTCCGCGCCCGGCGCGCCCGGATCGCCGAGGCGCTCTACGTCTGCCTCGCGTGCACGTGTTCTACCCGCCGCCGCCTACATAATCATCATaatcaagaagaagaagccgatcaaaaggaggaggaggacgaggaggatgATCGCCGTGTGGGGAGCAATTTGAGCTACGACGAGGCGGAGGCGCTCACGGAGGAGATCGAGGAGGAGAGCCACACGCTCGGAGAGGTTTTGAGAATCAAGGGCGTTCTCAGCGCCGGCCGGGAGCAG TCGGACGGGGTGCTGTTCGAGTCGCTGAGAAGGCTGCAGCTGATGGAGCTCTCGGTGCAGACGCTGCAG GCTACTGAAATTGGGAAGGCGGTTAACGGCCTGAAGAGACACAACTCGAAGCAAATTCGACACCTCGTGCGCACGCTCATAGA GGAATGGAAAGTTTTGGTCGATGAGTGGATCAGTGCTACAGCCGCCATTGCAG ATAACTCTCCCGACTCGATGAATCCTTCGACTCTCGATGAAGAAGAAGGGCTCCCTTTTCCTCCTTTGGACGAGGGGGCTTTATTGGCTACTCAAACTACTACTATCCAGCTCTCGAAg TTCTTCGATGAAATGGATGATGATGGAA atTTTAGTAACCATGTTGAGGCTAGTGATAAGAGGGAAAATGAAAGTCGGGCTCAAGTAATGAGGCAAACAAAGAAACAAGAAGCCCCTAATGGACAAGCGAAGCCCCAGTGCATTGCAAACAAGCCAATCATGCCCAGAAAAGCTGAATTTGAGCTGAGGAGAGCACCGAAAGTGGCTTCCGAGCAGAAAGCACTGAAACTGGCTTCTGAGCAGAAAGCGGCGTTTGGTGAGAGCAGATTTAAAAAGCCACAAGATTCTTCTACCGTTCAAAGAAAGCAGCCGATGGTTCCAACGGAT AAATCAAAGCTATCTGAGGAAGCTTCGGTTCGAGCCAAGCTAGAGTTGGCCAAGCGGAAGCTTCACGAAGGTTACCAACAAGCAGAAAATG CAAAGAAACAGCGAACAATACAAGTAATGGAGCTCCAAGATATCCCGAAACAAGCGCACCAAAATCGAGTGCAGCAAAATCGACAACCTAATGTGAAACCAAAGAACCACATTAGGAGTTGGGCGAACGGACGGCGCTGA
- the LOC109720508 gene encoding hydroxymethylglutaryl-CoA lyase, mitochondrial isoform X1 has protein sequence MKLMPKFLTKCALTSCVPRTFSLASSLTLSSVIPSLEEQVGLDDLTSLNLESIRRFTSNTCLQRLDHNEMRGSAIEERLSSSSDSREEEYARRRPLHEKYRQERFRKSLSLGRNQTVLDSIYDSWKLQSSSYSTSCREQETSGLSNKFLGVLPKFVKIVEVGPRDGLQNEKDIVPTAVKIELIQRLVSAGLPVIEATSFVSPKWVPQLADAKDVMEGVGSLEGVKFPVLTPNLKGFEAAVAAGAKEVAVFASASESFSKSNINCSIKESLVRYNDVVLAANKHAIPVRGYVSCVVGCPVEGAVPPSSVAFVAKELNNMGCSEISLGDTIGVGTPGTVVPMLEAVMSVVPVEKLAVHFHDTYGQALPNILISLQMGISTVDSSVAGLGGCPYAKGASGNVATEDVVYMLNGLGVRTGVDLGKLMAAGEFISRHLGRRSGSKVAVALSRVTAEASKL, from the exons ATGAAGCTGATGCCGAAATTCCTCACTAAATGTGCGTTGACTAGTTGTGTGCCACGTACATTTTCTCTGGCTTCGTCGTTGACTCTAAGTTCCGTAATACCAAGCTTAGAAGAACAAGTTGGTCTTGACGACTTAACAAGTTTGAATCTAGAAAGTATTCGACGATTCACCTCCAACACTTGCCTGCAGAGACTCGATCATAATGAAATGAGAGGCTCTGCAATTGAAGAAAGGCTATCGAGTTCGTCCGACAGTCGCGA GGAAGAATATGCACGGAGAAGACCACTGCATGAGAAGTACCGGCAGGAGCGGTTTAGGAAGAGTTTATCCCTTGGTAGAAATCAAACGGTTCTTGATAGTATTTATGATTCATGGAAGCTACAAAGTAGTAGCTATAGTACATCTTGCAGAGAACAAGAAACAAGTGGTCTATCAAATAAG TTTTTGGGGGTCCTACCAAAGTTCGTGAAGATAGTGGAAGTAGGACCAAGAGATGGGTTACAAAATGAAAAAGATATTGTACCGACAGCAGTAAAAATTGAACTAATACAGAGGTTGGTCTCTGCTGGATTGCCTGTTATTGAGGCAACGAGTTTCGTCTCTCCAAAATGGGTACCACAG CTGGCAGATGCCAAGGATGTTATGGAAGGAGTTGGAAGTCTGGAGGGGGTGAAATTTCCAGTATTAACTCCTAATCTGAAA GGATTTGAAGCAGCTGTTGCAGCTGGCGCAAAAGAAGTTGCAGTATTTGCATCAGCTTCTGAATCATTTTCAAAATCCAACATTAATTGCAGCATCAAAGAGAGCCTTGTACGTTATAATGATGTTGTTCTTGCTGCTAATAAGCATGCAATCCCTGTTCGTGG ATATGTCTCGTGCGTTGTTGGGTGCCCAGTGGAAGGAGCAGTGCCTCCTTCAAGTGTGGCATTCGTCGCAAAAGAGCTTAACAATATGGGATGCTCTGAAATTTCACTTGGTGATACAATTGGAGTTGGCACTCCGG GCACTGTTGTTCCGATGCTTGAAGCTGTTATGTCTGTTGTTCCAGTGGAGAAACTCGCAGTCCATTTTCATGATACTTACGGCCAAGCTCTCCCAAATATCCTCATCTCGCTTCAA ATGGGAATAAGCACGGTGGACTCGTCAGTCGCTGGCCTAGGAGGGTGCCCGTACGCGAAGGGTGCCTCGGGGAATGTGGCGACCGAGGATGTCGTGTACATGCTTAATGGGCTCGGCGTAAGGACCGGCGTGGATCTCGGAAAGCTTATGGCGGCGGGAGAGTTCATCAGCCGGCACCTGGGGCGGCGGTCCGGATCGAAGGTGGCTGTCGCCTTGAGTAGAGTAACTGCAGAAGCCTCCAAATTGTAA